One window from the genome of Cucumis melo cultivar AY chromosome 10, USDA_Cmelo_AY_1.0, whole genome shotgun sequence encodes:
- the LOC103496719 gene encoding uncharacterized protein LOC103496719 isoform X2, which translates to MRIIASKLTAHLCRREPVRTLQFRTFSAYDEREIEKEAERKVGWLLKLIFAGTATFLGYQIFPYMGDNLLQQSVTLLRVKDPLFKRMGASRLARFSIDDKRRMKIVEFGGAQELLNMLEVAKDDRTRKEALKALYAISHSDEAVGYLHKAGAILVIKSTPDSAEDMKVNEYKSNLMKRFRDLRYDVSS; encoded by the exons ATGCGCATAATCGCATCAAAGCTAACCGCT CATCTGTGCAGGAGGGAACCTGTGCGAACCCTGCAATTTCGCACTTTTTCAGCTTACGATGAAAGAG AGATTGAGAAGGAGGCTGAAAGAAAAGTAGGATGGTTATTAAAACTAATCTTTGCCGGGACTGCGACATTTCTGGGTTACCAGATTTTTCCATACATGG GGGATAACTTGTTGCAGCAATCTGTGACGCTCTTGCGAGTAAAGGATCCATTGTTCAAGAGGATGGGAGCGTCTAGATTGGCTCGCTTTTCGATTGATG ATAAAAGAAGGATGAAAATAGTAGAGTTTGGTGGCGCTCAAGAGCTGTTAAACATGCTCGAGGTTGCCAAAGATGACCGGACACGTAAGGAAGCTTTGAAGGCTTTATATGCCATCTCACATTCAG ATGAAGCTGTTGGTTATTTGCATAAAGCAGGGGCAATATTGGTTATTAAATCTACTCCAGATTCGGCTGAAGATATGAAAGTAAATGAGTACAAGTCAAACCTGATGAAGAGATTTAGAGATCTTAGATATGATGTTTCATCTTGA
- the LOC103496719 gene encoding uncharacterized protein LOC103496719 isoform X4 has protein sequence MGDNLLQQSVTLLRVKDPLFKRMGASRLARFSIDDKRRMKIVEFGGAQELLNMLEVAKDDRTRKEALKALYAISHSDEAVGYLHKAGAILVIKSTPDSAEDMKVNEYKSNLMKRFRDLRYDVSS, from the exons ATGG GGGATAACTTGTTGCAGCAATCTGTGACGCTCTTGCGAGTAAAGGATCCATTGTTCAAGAGGATGGGAGCGTCTAGATTGGCTCGCTTTTCGATTGATG ATAAAAGAAGGATGAAAATAGTAGAGTTTGGTGGCGCTCAAGAGCTGTTAAACATGCTCGAGGTTGCCAAAGATGACCGGACACGTAAGGAAGCTTTGAAGGCTTTATATGCCATCTCACATTCAG ATGAAGCTGTTGGTTATTTGCATAAAGCAGGGGCAATATTGGTTATTAAATCTACTCCAGATTCGGCTGAAGATATGAAAGTAAATGAGTACAAGTCAAACCTGATGAAGAGATTTAGAGATCTTAGATATGATGTTTCATCTTGA
- the LOC103496719 gene encoding uncharacterized protein LOC103496719 isoform X1, with product MRIIASKLTAFQHLCRREPVRTLQFRTFSAYDEREIEKEAERKVGWLLKLIFAGTATFLGYQIFPYMGDNLLQQSVTLLRVKDPLFKRMGASRLARFSIDDKRRMKIVEFGGAQELLNMLEVAKDDRTRKEALKALYAISHSDEAVGYLHKAGAILVIKSTPDSAEDMKVNEYKSNLMKRFRDLRYDVSS from the exons ATGCGCATAATCGCATCAAAGCTAACCGCT TTTCAGCATCTGTGCAGGAGGGAACCTGTGCGAACCCTGCAATTTCGCACTTTTTCAGCTTACGATGAAAGAG AGATTGAGAAGGAGGCTGAAAGAAAAGTAGGATGGTTATTAAAACTAATCTTTGCCGGGACTGCGACATTTCTGGGTTACCAGATTTTTCCATACATGG GGGATAACTTGTTGCAGCAATCTGTGACGCTCTTGCGAGTAAAGGATCCATTGTTCAAGAGGATGGGAGCGTCTAGATTGGCTCGCTTTTCGATTGATG ATAAAAGAAGGATGAAAATAGTAGAGTTTGGTGGCGCTCAAGAGCTGTTAAACATGCTCGAGGTTGCCAAAGATGACCGGACACGTAAGGAAGCTTTGAAGGCTTTATATGCCATCTCACATTCAG ATGAAGCTGTTGGTTATTTGCATAAAGCAGGGGCAATATTGGTTATTAAATCTACTCCAGATTCGGCTGAAGATATGAAAGTAAATGAGTACAAGTCAAACCTGATGAAGAGATTTAGAGATCTTAGATATGATGTTTCATCTTGA
- the LOC103496719 gene encoding uncharacterized protein LOC103496719 isoform X3 has translation MRIIASKLTAFQHLCRREPVRTLQFRTFSAYDEREIEKEAERKVGWLLKLIFAGTATFLGYQIFPYMGDNLLQQSVTLLRVKDPLFKRMGASRLARFSIDDEAVGYLHKAGAILVIKSTPDSAEDMKVNEYKSNLMKRFRDLRYDVSS, from the exons ATGCGCATAATCGCATCAAAGCTAACCGCT TTTCAGCATCTGTGCAGGAGGGAACCTGTGCGAACCCTGCAATTTCGCACTTTTTCAGCTTACGATGAAAGAG AGATTGAGAAGGAGGCTGAAAGAAAAGTAGGATGGTTATTAAAACTAATCTTTGCCGGGACTGCGACATTTCTGGGTTACCAGATTTTTCCATACATGG GGGATAACTTGTTGCAGCAATCTGTGACGCTCTTGCGAGTAAAGGATCCATTGTTCAAGAGGATGGGAGCGTCTAGATTGGCTCGCTTTTCGATTGATG ATGAAGCTGTTGGTTATTTGCATAAAGCAGGGGCAATATTGGTTATTAAATCTACTCCAGATTCGGCTGAAGATATGAAAGTAAATGAGTACAAGTCAAACCTGATGAAGAGATTTAGAGATCTTAGATATGATGTTTCATCTTGA